From Amycolatopsis sp. cg9, one genomic window encodes:
- a CDS encoding RHS repeat-associated core domain-containing protein: MGNPLVAQAQDSTKSYSGVPLLEDAIGLKDAIESGDWASVAMGAVGTALDALTAVMDPFGAIFAAGVGWLIEHVGPLKEALNALTGNADEIAAQSQTWNNIAKELEDVSTELTNAVKADLVGWQGPAADNYRKRAEDTSGLLAAAQKGCEGAGSGVKTAGEVVGAVRTLVRDIIAELVGHLISWALQVVFTLGIGLTWVVPQVVAAVAKTASKIASLTTKLVKALKALVPLLKKAGTLFEDAAKGLKNIKGGKVGPPGKPGKIDGNPKSPDVKDGKGGKDGDSTTTAGDHSGGKGGGSSSGDHSSQGGGGGKDDGTSTSGDHSPGNGNKAPGDSPPAKGGAGKGGDSGGGGKDTWVCKTDPVDIARGNVVIDQLDLELPSPLVLERLHVSSYRAGRWFGPTWVSTVDQRLAVGREHVRCFAADGTTLVYPLAAPGAPVLPLDGPRRPLTRHADGSYTQADPLRGRELRFAALPGRGSAELVLRSVTDADGARVEFGYDALGAPRTLRHSAGYRVELETEGGRVTAVHVTDPAGQARVLVRRFGYDALGRLTQEFNASGRPQVYDYDGAGRVTGWQDRNGTWFRYVYDTAGRCVRTIGDRGFYDAAFAYDTQRRVTTFTDSLGHSGEYHFNEVNQLVREVGPLGQVTTSDWDRDDRLLSRTDPLGHTTSFAYDERGALRSVTRPDGSVLRVTQDAAGLTIETTADDGVVLSRFYPRDEAPDPFTETLGIAKPLTSEQAAWTRGDEEPPPVDRDVFGRPRSVLNRSGQPVVLGWTPDGHERLRVRPSGVRETRGYDAEGNEVEHVNGAGLAERTEYGPFDLVTATIDASGARTSYTYDTELRPSTVTNPLGQSWTYRYDPAGRLVEETDFDGRTLRFGYDPAGRLVRSANGAGEETEYGHDVLGNVVERRSPAGTTRFAYDAVGRLTAAVMGDVELRVTYDGEGNVLSESVDGRTLTHVHETDGTVRRRTPSGVDSVWTFDAAGRPESLVVAGHTVRFEHDAGGREVARTVDGGVALTQAFDVDENLVGQSVQPVGAPPRHRRFSYRPDGLLAGIDDDLAGPTRLVLDATGRVAEVHGVAGSQAYRYDPAGNVVESREPGQVPSAGPRRYVDNRLVAAGAVTFDHDPQGRVIARNEGGRVWRYRWDGQDRLLSVTTPEGDQWWYRYDPIGRRIAKQRVVTSATGARVVAESCEFTWSGALLVEQVHVDAAQTRHVTVWEYHPGDDRPVVQVERAATLQDRFFAIVTDLVGRPAELVDAAGAPVWRGNAGLWGRETGAAATPLRFPGQYADAESGLHYNVFRYYDPSTGRYLSQDPLGLGPGPNPAAYVDNPLADRDLLGLACGKKGGKNKTNDQPGGGDNAGNIPRGGGGKNGKGKNTDDTQASGSGGSGSSDTHSFGKHDGTEVQVDSHQGKHQQGNQSFGMKYTGGSGTKFPDNVNDKWHKDYFSKEVAKYSNDPQYAKHGTDGKNPGSIDQNVNAKKSDLDARQEKVDELEAELNAKKAAYKNASAEDKPAIMEEGKQLNQQFKDAKADRDKAQSDYDSAKADRESYDGNRKSVQYDKNVKDDGVQYDMTSYWKPDGQGGGNWVTTYHCNPAVPKGGSVEKDWWQPHGKDIEKQYGL, encoded by the coding sequence GTGGGTAACCCGTTGGTCGCGCAGGCGCAGGATTCGACGAAGTCGTACTCCGGTGTGCCGCTGCTCGAAGACGCCATCGGCCTGAAGGACGCCATCGAAAGCGGTGACTGGGCCTCGGTGGCGATGGGCGCCGTCGGCACCGCGCTGGACGCGCTGACCGCGGTGATGGATCCCTTCGGCGCGATCTTCGCCGCCGGGGTCGGGTGGCTGATCGAGCACGTCGGCCCGCTCAAGGAGGCGCTCAACGCCCTCACCGGGAACGCCGACGAGATCGCGGCGCAGTCGCAGACCTGGAACAACATCGCCAAAGAGCTCGAAGACGTCTCGACCGAGCTGACGAACGCCGTCAAGGCCGACCTCGTCGGCTGGCAAGGTCCCGCCGCCGACAACTACCGCAAGCGTGCCGAAGACACGTCCGGGCTGCTGGCCGCCGCGCAGAAGGGCTGCGAAGGCGCCGGAAGCGGGGTCAAGACCGCCGGCGAGGTCGTGGGCGCCGTCCGCACGCTGGTGCGCGACATCATCGCCGAACTCGTCGGGCACCTGATTTCGTGGGCGCTGCAGGTGGTGTTCACCCTCGGCATCGGGTTGACCTGGGTGGTGCCGCAGGTCGTCGCCGCCGTCGCGAAGACGGCGTCGAAGATCGCGAGCCTCACGACCAAGCTCGTCAAGGCGCTCAAAGCCCTGGTACCGCTGCTGAAGAAGGCCGGCACCCTGTTCGAGGACGCCGCCAAGGGGCTGAAGAACATCAAGGGCGGGAAGGTCGGCCCGCCGGGCAAGCCGGGGAAGATCGACGGCAACCCGAAGTCCCCCGACGTCAAGGACGGCAAGGGCGGCAAGGACGGCGACTCCACCACGACCGCCGGTGACCACTCGGGTGGCAAGGGCGGCGGCTCGTCGTCCGGAGACCACTCCTCCCAGGGCGGCGGCGGGGGCAAGGACGACGGCACCTCGACGTCGGGTGATCACTCGCCCGGCAACGGGAACAAGGCCCCGGGCGACTCGCCGCCGGCGAAGGGCGGCGCCGGGAAGGGTGGCGACAGCGGCGGCGGGGGCAAGGACACCTGGGTGTGCAAGACCGACCCGGTGGACATCGCGCGCGGCAACGTCGTGATCGACCAGCTCGACCTGGAGCTGCCGTCCCCGCTGGTGCTGGAGCGGCTGCACGTCTCCTCCTACCGCGCCGGGCGGTGGTTCGGCCCCACCTGGGTGTCCACTGTGGACCAGCGGCTGGCGGTGGGGCGCGAGCACGTCCGGTGTTTCGCGGCGGACGGCACCACCCTGGTCTACCCGCTCGCCGCGCCGGGCGCGCCGGTGCTTCCCCTGGACGGGCCGCGGCGCCCGCTGACCCGGCACGCCGACGGCAGCTACACCCAGGCCGATCCGCTGCGGGGCCGGGAACTCCGGTTCGCCGCGTTGCCGGGACGCGGATCCGCCGAGCTCGTCCTCCGGTCGGTCACCGACGCCGACGGCGCCCGGGTCGAGTTCGGCTACGACGCCCTCGGCGCACCGCGGACCCTGCGGCACTCCGCCGGGTACCGCGTGGAACTGGAGACCGAAGGTGGCCGGGTCACCGCCGTCCACGTGACCGACCCGGCCGGCCAGGCCCGGGTCCTGGTGCGGCGCTTCGGCTACGACGCGCTCGGCCGCCTGACCCAGGAGTTCAACGCCTCCGGCCGGCCGCAGGTCTACGACTACGACGGCGCGGGCCGCGTCACCGGCTGGCAGGACCGCAACGGCACCTGGTTCCGCTACGTCTACGACACCGCCGGCCGCTGCGTCCGCACCATCGGCGACCGCGGCTTCTACGACGCCGCGTTCGCCTACGACACCCAGCGGCGGGTCACGACCTTCACCGACTCCCTCGGCCACTCCGGTGAGTACCACTTCAACGAGGTCAACCAGCTCGTCCGCGAGGTCGGCCCGCTGGGCCAGGTCACCACGTCCGACTGGGACCGCGACGACCGCCTGCTGTCCCGCACCGACCCGCTCGGGCACACGACGTCGTTCGCCTACGACGAGCGGGGTGCCCTCCGGTCGGTGACCCGGCCGGACGGCTCGGTCCTGCGGGTCACGCAGGACGCCGCCGGGCTGACGATCGAGACCACCGCGGACGACGGCGTCGTGCTCTCCCGGTTCTACCCGCGTGACGAGGCGCCGGACCCGTTCACCGAGACCCTCGGCATCGCGAAGCCGCTGACCTCCGAGCAGGCCGCCTGGACGCGCGGGGACGAAGAGCCACCGCCGGTGGACCGCGACGTGTTCGGGCGGCCCCGGTCGGTGCTCAACCGGTCCGGGCAGCCCGTCGTGCTCGGCTGGACCCCCGACGGGCACGAACGGCTGCGCGTGCGGCCTTCCGGCGTGCGCGAGACCCGCGGTTACGACGCGGAGGGCAACGAGGTCGAGCACGTCAACGGCGCCGGGCTGGCCGAACGGACCGAGTACGGCCCGTTCGACCTGGTCACCGCGACGATCGACGCGTCGGGCGCCCGGACGAGCTACACCTACGACACCGAGCTGCGGCCCAGCACGGTCACCAACCCGCTCGGGCAGAGCTGGACCTACCGCTACGACCCGGCCGGGCGGCTGGTCGAGGAGACGGACTTCGACGGCCGCACGCTCCGCTTCGGCTACGACCCGGCGGGCCGGCTCGTCCGGTCGGCGAACGGGGCGGGCGAGGAGACCGAATACGGCCACGACGTGCTCGGCAACGTCGTCGAACGCCGATCCCCGGCCGGCACGACCCGGTTCGCCTACGACGCGGTCGGCCGGCTGACCGCCGCGGTCATGGGCGACGTCGAACTGCGCGTCACCTACGACGGCGAAGGCAACGTGCTGAGCGAGTCGGTCGACGGCCGGACGCTGACGCACGTCCACGAGACCGACGGCACCGTGCGGCGGCGCACTCCGTCCGGAGTGGACAGTGTGTGGACCTTCGACGCCGCCGGGCGGCCCGAATCGCTCGTCGTCGCCGGGCACACCGTGCGCTTCGAGCACGATGCGGGCGGCCGGGAGGTCGCGCGCACCGTCGACGGCGGTGTCGCGCTCACGCAGGCGTTCGACGTCGACGAGAACCTCGTCGGCCAGTCGGTCCAGCCCGTGGGGGCACCACCGCGGCACCGCCGGTTCAGCTACCGGCCGGACGGGCTGCTCGCGGGGATCGACGACGACCTGGCCGGGCCGACCCGGCTCGTGCTCGACGCCACCGGCCGGGTGGCCGAGGTGCACGGCGTGGCCGGCAGCCAGGCCTACCGCTACGACCCCGCCGGGAACGTCGTGGAGTCCAGGGAGCCCGGCCAGGTGCCGAGCGCGGGGCCGCGCCGGTACGTGGACAACCGGCTGGTCGCCGCCGGCGCCGTCACCTTCGACCACGACCCGCAGGGCCGGGTGATCGCGCGGAACGAGGGCGGCCGGGTCTGGCGGTACCGGTGGGACGGCCAGGACCGCCTGCTCTCGGTCACGACCCCCGAGGGTGACCAGTGGTGGTACCGGTACGACCCGATCGGCCGCCGGATCGCCAAGCAGCGCGTGGTCACCTCGGCCACCGGTGCCCGCGTGGTCGCCGAGTCCTGCGAGTTCACCTGGAGCGGCGCGCTGCTGGTGGAGCAGGTCCACGTGGACGCGGCGCAGACCCGGCACGTCACCGTCTGGGAGTACCACCCCGGCGACGACCGGCCGGTCGTCCAGGTCGAGCGCGCGGCGACGCTGCAGGACCGGTTCTTCGCGATCGTCACCGACCTGGTCGGCAGGCCGGCCGAGCTCGTCGACGCGGCGGGAGCGCCGGTCTGGCGCGGGAACGCGGGCCTGTGGGGCCGCGAGACCGGCGCGGCGGCCACCCCGCTCCGGTTCCCCGGGCAGTACGCCGACGCCGAATCGGGGTTGCACTACAACGTCTTCCGCTACTACGACCCGTCGACCGGCCGGTACCTGAGCCAGGACCCGCTCGGGCTCGGGCCCGGCCCCAACCCGGCCGCCTACGTCGACAACCCGCTGGCGGACCGCGACCTGCTCGGCCTCGCCTGCGGGAAGAAGGGCGGCAAGAACAAGACGAACGACCAGCCGGGCGGCGGCGACAACGCGGGGAACATCCCGCGCGGCGGCGGCGGCAAGAACGGCAAGGGCAAGAACACCGACGACACGCAGGCCAGCGGTTCCGGCGGTTCCGGCAGTTCCGACACGCATTCGTTCGGCAAGCACGACGGCACCGAGGTGCAGGTCGACTCCCACCAGGGCAAGCACCAGCAGGGCAACCAGAGCTTCGGCATGAAGTACACGGGCGGCTCGGGGACGAAGTTCCCGGACAACGTCAACGACAAGTGGCACAAGGACTACTTCTCCAAGGAAGTCGCCAAGTACAGCAACGACCCCCAGTACGCCAAGCACGGCACGGACGGCAAGAACCCCGGCTCGATCGACCAGAACGTGAACGCGAAGAAGAGCGATCTCGACGCGCGCCAGGAAAAGGTCGACGAGCTCGAGGCGGAGCTCAACGCGAAGAAAGCCGCCTACAAGAACGCCTCGGCGGAGGACAAGCCGGCGATCATGGAGGAAGGCAAGCAGCTCAACCAGCAGTTCAAGGACGCGAAGGCCGACCGGGACAAGGCGCAGTCGGATTACGACAGCGCCAAGGCGGACCGCGAAAGCTACGACGGCAACCGCAAGTCCGTCCAGTACGACAAGAACGTGAAGGACGACGGCGTCCAGTACGACATGACCTCGTACTGGAAACCGGACGGGCAAGGCGGCGGGAACTGGGTCACGACCTACCACTGCAACCCGGCCGTGCCGAAGGGCGGCAGCGTGGAGAAGGACTGGTGGCAGCCGCACGGCAAGGACATCGAGAAGCAGTACGGGCTGTGA
- a CDS encoding YdeI/OmpD-associated family protein: MNPQQFRAVIATGPRDRAVIAVPFDPDKTWGAKADHPVGGTIEGKRVRGRLSPTADGWLLTVTPMWLRDTGVTIGTEVTVELAPEGPQREDLADDVAAALDGNPAAAAFFDTLAQFYRKAYLRWIDATTRRPELRAARIAEVIDLLAARVKQRPRS; this comes from the coding sequence GTGAACCCGCAGCAGTTCCGCGCCGTCATCGCCACCGGTCCGCGCGACCGCGCGGTCATCGCTGTGCCGTTCGACCCGGACAAGACGTGGGGTGCCAAGGCCGACCACCCCGTGGGCGGCACGATCGAGGGGAAGCGGGTTCGCGGGAGACTGTCGCCGACCGCCGACGGATGGTTGTTGACCGTCACGCCGATGTGGCTGCGCGACACGGGCGTCACCATCGGCACCGAGGTGACCGTCGAGCTGGCCCCGGAAGGTCCCCAGCGCGAAGACCTCGCCGACGACGTCGCCGCCGCACTGGACGGCAACCCCGCCGCCGCTGCCTTCTTCGACACGCTGGCGCAGTTCTACCGCAAGGCCTACCTCCGCTGGATCGACGCGACCACCCGCCGTCCGGAGCTCCGCGCGGCGCGGATCGCCGAGGTGATCGACCTCCTTGCGGCGCGGGTGAAACAGCGACCACGCTCGTGA
- a CDS encoding serine hydrolase domain-containing protein, with protein MRRSIVSAACAVLLLAGTGTAAARTDPRQVALDAAVRAGNVGIIAIAADPDGRWRGRAGSGDIVTGAKPDTAGRFRIGSVSKTFTATLVLKLAAKGRLGLDEPISKYLPGLLPYPEPITVRQLLQHTSGLPRDLAPQFTWLTLPELDTERFVHFDEVEAVHDSTVQPLLFPPGTSWSYSNTGYNVLALLVEKLTGRRFEQVLADWITGPLHLADTFLPRDFPLVPDPAMHGYEQLYPAPHGLTDVTAYNLSRYFGAGNIISSATDLNRFFHALFGGELLPPGLLAQMKTTVPWPDTGGRIGYGLGLMRISLVGPCGPGAPDVWGHAGDVPGYNTWSMSDETGTRRITVGSSPDVTASEDAASGRLLAMVTEFCTPNLPGAQASAARIQAAIR; from the coding sequence ATGCGTCGATCGATCGTATCCGCTGCTTGCGCCGTGCTCCTGCTCGCCGGAACCGGTACCGCCGCCGCGAGAACCGATCCACGTCAGGTCGCACTGGACGCGGCCGTGCGGGCGGGGAACGTGGGGATCATCGCGATCGCGGCGGATCCGGACGGCCGCTGGCGGGGGCGGGCCGGATCCGGTGACATCGTCACCGGGGCGAAGCCCGACACCGCCGGGCGGTTCCGCATCGGCAGCGTGTCCAAGACGTTCACGGCGACCCTGGTGCTGAAGCTCGCCGCGAAGGGCCGGCTGGGGCTGGACGAGCCGATCTCGAAGTACCTGCCCGGCCTGCTGCCCTACCCGGAGCCGATCACGGTCCGCCAGCTGCTGCAGCACACCAGCGGCCTGCCCCGGGACCTGGCCCCGCAGTTCACCTGGCTGACCCTGCCGGAGCTGGACACCGAACGCTTCGTGCACTTCGACGAGGTCGAGGCGGTCCACGACAGCACCGTGCAGCCGCTGCTGTTCCCGCCGGGCACGAGCTGGTCGTACTCCAACACCGGCTACAACGTCCTGGCCCTGCTGGTCGAAAAGCTCACCGGCCGCCGGTTCGAACAGGTTCTCGCCGACTGGATCACCGGTCCGCTGCACCTGGCCGACACCTTCCTGCCGAGGGACTTCCCGCTCGTGCCGGACCCGGCCATGCACGGCTACGAGCAGCTCTACCCGGCCCCGCACGGGCTCACCGACGTCACCGCTTACAACCTCAGCCGCTACTTCGGCGCCGGGAACATCATTTCGAGCGCGACCGACCTGAACCGCTTCTTCCACGCGCTGTTCGGCGGCGAGCTGCTGCCGCCCGGCCTGCTCGCGCAGATGAAGACCACGGTCCCGTGGCCGGACACGGGCGGGCGGATCGGCTACGGGCTGGGGCTGATGCGCATTTCCCTCGTGGGGCCGTGCGGTCCCGGCGCTCCCGATGTCTGGGGGCACGCCGGGGACGTGCCCGGGTACAACACGTGGAGCATGAGCGACGAGACGGGCACCCGCCGGATCACGGTCGGGTCCAGCCCGGACGTGACAGCTTCGGAGGACGCGGCCTCGGGGCGGCTCCTGGCGATGGTCACGGAGTTCTGCACGCCGAACCTCCCCGGCGCCCAGGCGAGCGCCGCCCGCATCCAGGCGGCGATCCGCTGA
- a CDS encoding TetR/AcrR family transcriptional regulator yields MSTSEESARPVSGGAVLRRQVTDAITEAAFAELAETGYARTSMDAVARRAGVGKAALYRRWRSKQAMLAELIRDKVADALPPAPDTGALRTDLRELFATFRAQLDNPLITRIGAGLLAEAEHDATLAEVLQTGVAEPRRAAARAILQAAIDRGELPPGLELELGTDLLIAPLAFRLLVLKRPIDDRYLETLTRAIEAALKATAS; encoded by the coding sequence ATGTCCACCAGTGAAGAGAGCGCCCGGCCGGTGAGCGGTGGGGCGGTGCTGCGGCGGCAGGTGACGGACGCGATCACCGAGGCGGCGTTCGCCGAGCTGGCCGAGACGGGGTACGCGCGGACGTCGATGGACGCGGTCGCCCGGCGCGCCGGCGTCGGCAAGGCCGCGCTGTACCGGCGCTGGCGATCGAAGCAGGCGATGCTCGCCGAGCTGATCCGGGACAAGGTCGCCGACGCGCTGCCGCCCGCTCCGGACACCGGCGCCCTGCGCACCGACCTGCGCGAGCTGTTCGCCACTTTCCGCGCCCAGCTGGACAACCCGCTCATCACCCGGATCGGCGCCGGGCTGCTGGCCGAAGCCGAGCACGACGCGACCCTCGCCGAGGTGCTGCAGACCGGCGTGGCCGAGCCGCGCCGGGCGGCGGCGCGCGCGATCCTGCAGGCCGCGATCGACCGCGGCGAACTCCCACCCGGCCTGGAACTCGAGCTGGGCACCGACCTGCTGATCGCACCGCTCGCCTTCCGGCTGCTGGTGCTCAAGCGCCCGATCGACGACCGGTACCTGGAAACGCTGACGCGGGCGATCGAGGCGGCACTGAAGGCGACGGCGTCGTGA
- a CDS encoding alpha/beta hydrolase family protein, which yields MKFLFDDESFSFETLRATGYIAYAGADLGEVLVTCRRIPEADEDAWSTQWAATAARIEGIGRDALAAGHRVSAREALLRASNYYRAADFYRRDDPEHDPESARLAKAAQRTFADAAPLLDTPARALAIPYEDTTLPAYLFLVDDSGAPRPTVLFHGGFDSILEESYFAIAVGALRRGYNVLAFDGPGQGAPLRGGLRFRPDWEAVVTPAVDLARSLPEVDSDKIALIGMSMGGYLAARAAAYEHRLAACVLYDGIYDLHEPFAAVAAQAASTPGGLDAVTARNTGARWVVRNGKWTFGLPTFDEVVEATKAYTMAGLTDRITCPTLVLDAENDQFFRGQPQRVLDELTCEKELILFREDEGAGEHCHEGALFLFHQRTFDWLDTVLDR from the coding sequence ATGAAGTTCCTCTTCGACGACGAGTCGTTCTCCTTCGAAACCCTGCGCGCCACCGGTTACATCGCCTACGCCGGCGCCGACCTCGGCGAAGTCCTCGTCACCTGCCGCCGGATCCCCGAGGCAGACGAAGACGCCTGGTCCACCCAGTGGGCCGCGACCGCCGCGCGGATCGAGGGCATCGGCCGCGACGCACTGGCCGCCGGGCACCGGGTCAGCGCGCGGGAGGCGCTGCTGCGGGCGTCCAACTACTACCGCGCCGCCGACTTCTACCGCCGCGACGACCCCGAGCACGACCCCGAGTCGGCGCGGCTGGCGAAAGCCGCCCAGCGGACGTTCGCCGACGCCGCCCCGCTGCTGGACACCCCGGCCCGCGCCCTGGCCATCCCGTACGAGGACACGACCCTGCCCGCGTACCTCTTCCTCGTCGACGACTCCGGCGCCCCGCGCCCGACGGTGCTGTTCCACGGCGGGTTCGACTCCATCCTGGAGGAGAGCTACTTCGCCATCGCCGTGGGCGCGTTGCGGCGCGGCTACAACGTCCTCGCCTTCGACGGCCCCGGCCAGGGCGCCCCGCTCCGCGGCGGCCTGCGGTTCCGGCCCGACTGGGAAGCCGTGGTCACCCCCGCCGTCGACCTCGCCCGCAGCCTGCCCGAAGTGGACAGCGACAAGATCGCGCTGATCGGCATGAGCATGGGCGGCTACCTCGCCGCCCGGGCGGCCGCCTACGAGCACCGGCTCGCCGCGTGCGTGCTCTACGACGGGATCTACGACCTGCACGAGCCCTTCGCCGCGGTCGCCGCGCAAGCCGCGTCGACCCCGGGCGGGCTCGACGCGGTGACCGCGCGGAACACCGGAGCGCGCTGGGTCGTCCGCAACGGCAAGTGGACCTTCGGGTTGCCGACCTTCGACGAGGTCGTCGAGGCGACCAAGGCCTACACCATGGCCGGCCTCACCGACCGCATCACCTGCCCCACCCTGGTCCTCGACGCCGAAAACGACCAGTTCTTCCGCGGCCAGCCCCAGCGCGTGCTCGACGAACTGACCTGCGAGAAGGAACTGATCCTCTTCCGCGAAGACGAAGGCGCGGGCGAACACTGCCACGAAGGCGCGCTGTTCCTGTTCCACCAGCGCACCTTCGACTGGCTCGACACCGTCCTCGACCGCTGA
- a CDS encoding sensor histidine kinase, translating into MTFTGRPGIPWTGRRGPLVAEAAVLGALVVVDAVLAARAGPGTGGLTTVAIEFAPGIGPVVAVLAVLRRRFPDRLAGLATAVFGLSLLGTAVSAALGAAGARLPPQPGAAEVLALALVVGACCHRLSPKAATLQAVLGGCAATLAPILRYGNENPAGLYATGAAVVWGGALAGGLVLRDADVRHRAAVLELRNTERLRLARELHDLVAHQVTGIVVRVQAAHRVAERTGGDTATFAELETAGVTALSAMRRLVGALRTGDEAFFVPPADLTTAVDRAVPDDERVHLDVSPDLAALPVAPEVVTTAHRLLTESLTNVRRHAPEATEVRVLVRHEPPGALRVEVVNDGAGRPARRGGYGLLGMAERVAAVGGTVHAGPAAGRRWRVTARLPLEPG; encoded by the coding sequence ATGACCTTCACCGGCCGGCCGGGCATCCCGTGGACCGGCCGCCGCGGCCCGCTGGTGGCCGAGGCGGCCGTGCTCGGCGCGCTCGTGGTGGTCGACGCGGTGCTCGCCGCCCGCGCCGGTCCGGGCACCGGCGGGCTCACCACCGTCGCCATCGAGTTCGCGCCGGGCATCGGCCCGGTGGTGGCCGTGCTGGCCGTGCTGCGCCGCCGGTTCCCCGACCGGCTCGCCGGCCTCGCCACCGCCGTCTTCGGGCTTTCACTGCTGGGCACGGCGGTTTCCGCGGCGCTCGGCGCGGCGGGAGCGCGGCTGCCGCCCCAGCCCGGTGCGGCCGAAGTCCTCGCGCTGGCGCTGGTGGTCGGCGCGTGCTGCCACCGCCTCTCGCCGAAAGCGGCCACCCTGCAAGCGGTTCTCGGCGGCTGCGCCGCGACGCTCGCGCCGATCCTGCGCTACGGCAACGAAAACCCGGCCGGGCTCTACGCGACCGGGGCCGCGGTGGTCTGGGGCGGCGCGCTGGCCGGCGGGCTGGTCCTGCGCGACGCCGACGTCCGCCACCGCGCCGCGGTCCTGGAGCTGCGCAACACCGAACGGCTGCGGCTGGCCCGGGAGCTGCACGATCTCGTCGCCCACCAGGTCACCGGCATCGTCGTGCGCGTCCAGGCCGCGCACCGGGTCGCCGAACGCACCGGCGGCGACACCGCGACCTTCGCCGAGCTGGAAACCGCCGGGGTGACGGCGCTCTCCGCGATGCGCCGGCTGGTCGGCGCGCTGCGCACCGGCGACGAAGCCTTCTTCGTCCCGCCGGCCGACCTGACCACCGCCGTCGACCGCGCGGTGCCCGACGACGAGCGCGTCCACCTCGACGTCAGCCCCGATCTCGCCGCGCTCCCGGTCGCGCCCGAGGTCGTCACCACCGCGCACCGGTTGCTCACCGAGTCACTCACCAACGTCCGCCGCCACGCGCCCGAGGCCACCGAAGTACGGGTGCTCGTCCGCCACGAGCCGCCCGGCGCGCTGCGCGTCGAGGTCGTCAACGACGGCGCCGGGCGCCCCGCCCGCCGGGGTGGCTACGGGCTGCTCGGGATGGCGGAGCGGGTGGCGGCGGTGGGCGGTACGGTGCACGCGGGACCGGCGGCGGGCCGGCGCTGGCGAGTCACCGCGCGGCTGCCGCTCGAGCCGGGCTGA
- a CDS encoding response regulator, with the protein MPTRVLIADDQAMVRAGFRLILEGEPDIEVVGEAADGDQAVRLARELRPDVTLMDIRMPGVDGLRATELLAGAGVPEPLHVVMVTTFGLDENVHAALRAGACGFLLKDAGPNLLVEAVHAAAHGEALVSPAITTRLLEHFARRGPGRAGAPETPLTPRELDVVRAVARGRTNEEICASLVVSMPTVKTHIGAAKRKLGARNRTEIAIWAWESGLVR; encoded by the coding sequence GTGCCGACGCGAGTGCTGATCGCCGACGACCAGGCGATGGTCCGCGCGGGGTTCCGGCTCATCCTCGAGGGCGAGCCGGACATCGAGGTCGTCGGCGAGGCCGCCGACGGCGACCAGGCCGTGCGCCTGGCCCGGGAGCTGCGCCCGGACGTGACCCTGATGGACATCCGGATGCCTGGCGTGGACGGGCTGCGGGCCACGGAACTGCTGGCCGGCGCGGGAGTCCCGGAGCCGCTGCACGTCGTGATGGTCACGACGTTCGGGCTGGACGAGAACGTGCACGCGGCGCTGCGGGCCGGCGCCTGCGGGTTCCTGCTCAAGGACGCGGGGCCCAACCTGCTCGTCGAAGCCGTGCACGCGGCCGCGCACGGTGAAGCGCTCGTCTCCCCCGCGATCACGACGCGGCTGTTGGAACACTTCGCGCGCCGAGGCCCGGGACGGGCGGGCGCCCCGGAAACCCCGCTCACCCCACGGGAACTCGACGTCGTGCGGGCCGTGGCGCGCGGCCGGACCAACGAAGAGATCTGCGCCTCACTCGTGGTGTCGATGCCCACGGTCAAGACCCACATCGGCGCGGCCAAGCGCAAGCTCGGGGCCCGCAACCGCACCGAAATCGCCATCTGGGCCTGGGAAAGCGGCCTGGTCCGCTGA
- a CDS encoding RDD family protein, whose product MTGSRPGLGVVGRRLAQFLLDEALVFLPLLLLAIAVVWLFRPHGPGLLTFLKVVLYTMLALDFAGLWFVGAWWPYRHGGQTPAMRWLRLRVVTAEGGHPSLGAFVVRELLMVVDGFAWGLAGTVVMLVNRRRQRFGDIVARTVVVRVPRSADQAAFPGPDGDFGAVAGPELALGRADVGLDRGHRHHE is encoded by the coding sequence ATGACCGGTTCCCGGCCGGGGCTGGGCGTCGTCGGGCGCCGCCTCGCGCAGTTCCTGCTGGACGAGGCGCTCGTCTTCCTGCCCCTGCTGCTGCTCGCGATCGCGGTGGTCTGGCTGTTCCGCCCGCACGGCCCGGGCCTGCTGACCTTCTTGAAGGTCGTGCTCTACACGATGCTGGCCCTGGACTTCGCCGGCCTGTGGTTCGTCGGCGCGTGGTGGCCGTACCGCCACGGCGGGCAGACGCCGGCGATGCGCTGGCTGCGCCTGCGGGTCGTCACCGCCGAGGGCGGGCACCCGTCGCTGGGGGCGTTCGTCGTCCGCGAGCTGCTGATGGTCGTCGACGGGTTCGCCTGGGGGCTGGCCGGGACCGTGGTGATGCTGGTGAACCGGCGGCGGCAGCGGTTCGGCGACATCGTGGCGCGCACCGTGGTCGTGCGCGTCCCGCGGTCAGCGGACCAGGCCGCTTTCCCAGGCCCAGATGGCGATTTCGGTGCGGTTGCGGGCCCCGAGCTTGCGCTTGGCCGCGCCGATGTGGGTCTTGACCGTGGGCATCGACACCACGAGTGA